A genomic stretch from Xiphophorus maculatus strain JP 163 A chromosome 14, X_maculatus-5.0-male, whole genome shotgun sequence includes:
- the LOC102217215 gene encoding uncharacterized protein LOC102217215, whose product MAESVRSPFDYREPPTLDSDGDGSKPPPPRGRVCGRKRKGTPVKVCDRAYVTEDEEEESMSEHSYSPGDGQYPEGAEDRLPPPGSPYYLPDPTQLCVPELGEEGASGVRGPVLFHPPPNCRIREVHCGTQVRLVVIAIRDIAKGEEITVDYSLTDWGENAMEEEAGPHPLSLSVSDYLTPSWSLSPSSSPLTHSEASDSDREEDEEEEDDDDDDDDEEEEIEEIRGRMLRRRKKRKLPAAVNSKKKSAPPSSRGPGRPCSSFSRPGPVAPPARPLAPPTTNINNNININIGSSSGAAVNRRQHCPYCGRHYRSLARHLEKYHGNQPDVRTAMELAHLHTHSSSNGNTPHPSSSSTSAPHSHSFAIPQSSASNPAPPSLFSRERESPATRSSTGSVSFSLSLSPPASAQPTAAKKGPSLPLPAAKLSSPPLVSRVKSPSPPPTPALKRGRRMKKEKHEEQQKVEVEKNQEELLPPPTPEPNIDPDEDLELSGVEEDAPEKNGEVVSTHRHHMSPLLSSLSCLIIYLRRQQHSSSLALTRSPHSAEAWRLLCHSSLSLLILYNRHRECEVAKLTIQDYRNRITPQSAPSASSAMESFLSPFEHQVLCHLPRAGVLGKRGRVQPLILPPHCESCLDLLLRTSPNVGVDPESPYVFSRPYHSPATPLRGTDLLRNLARASGAKNAGALTATRVRRQVAILTQLLLLEDGEGPGGAIKRLEDFLEREYHVTQNCSSIIRDPALMSRVGRVVLYGEREGVLFRGMSLQDICLELDVMSGNSGDSFSEDSDADEEKEDVKEKTEVIVKKKGPGRPPRKKPAPLPPTTVTPPVANPQKRRPAPVKSGKRGVLKRPWSEAERVAVETHLKKNLLDLRVPAKADCERCLELCPLLVSNQRDWRAIKFYVHNRIQLLKKQGRRESAAAVS is encoded by the exons ATGGCGGAGAGCGTACGGTCGCCTTTTGACTACCGGGAGCCACCGACCCTCGACAGCGACGGGGATGGGAGCAAACCGCCGCCACCACGGGG CCGCGTGTGTGGGAGAAAAAGGAAGGGCACACCTGTGAAGGTGTGTGATCGAGCGTATGTAAcagaagatgaggaggaggagagcatGTCAGAGCACAGCTACAGCCCGG GTGACGGCCAGTACCCAGAAGGCGCCGAAGACCGCCTTCCTCCTCCTGGTAGTCCCTACTACCTGCCTGACCCCACTCAGCTCTG CGTTCCTGAGCTGGGGGAAGAGGGAGCGAGCGGTGTTCGAGGACCCGTGCTCTTCCACCCGCCTCCCAATTGCCGGATTCGAGAAGTCCACTGTGGTACTCAGGTCCGATTGGTTGTCATAGCAATCCGCGACATTGCGAAAGGGGAGGAGATAACTGTGGACTACAGCCTGACGGACTGGGGGGAGAACGCAATG GAGGAAGAGGCTGGCCCTCACCCGCTGTCCCTCTCTGTGTCCGATTACCTCACCCCCTCCTGGTCACTGTCACCCTCCTCCTCCCCACTCACCCACTCTGAGGCCAGCGACTCAGACCGGGAAgaagacgaagaggaggaggatgacgatgatgacgacgacgatgaagaagaagaaattgagGAGATAAGGGGTCGGATGCTTCGGCGCCGCAAGAAGCGCAAGCTGCCTGCGGCCGTTAATTCCAAGAAGAAGAGCGCGCCCCCTTCCTCCAGGGGTCCTGGGCGCCcctgctcctccttctcccGGCCGGGGCCCGTGGCCCCGCCAGCTCGGCCGCTGGCGCCCCCAACAACcaacataaacaataacatcAACATAAACATCGGCAGCTCCAGCGGCGCCGCTGTGAACCGGCGGCAGCATTGCCCGTACTGTGGCCGCCACTACCGCTCGCTGGCACGCCACCTGGAGAAATACCACGGCAACCAGCCAGATGTCCGAACGGCCATGGAGCTGgcacacctgcacacacacagctccTCGAACGGCAACACGCCACACCCCTCCTCGTCCTCCACCTCCGCTCCTCACAGCCACTCCTTCGCCATCCCACAGTCCTCCGCCTCCAACCCGGCTCCGCCTTCGCTCTTCTCCAGGGAGAGGGAGTCGCCGGCTACGCGCTCGAGCACGGGCAGCGTTTCCTTCTCCCTCTCGCTTTCACCTCCTGCGTCTGCACAGCCCACAGCTGCAAAGAAGGGGCCCAGCTTACCGCTTCCCGCTGCCAAACTCTCCTCGCCGCCGCTGGTTTCTCGAGTAAAGAGTCCGTCGCCACCTCCGACCCCGGCTTTGAAAAGAGGAAGGCGGATGAAGAAGGAGAAGCACGAGGAGCAGCAGAAGGTGGAGGTAGAGAAGAATCAAGAGGAGCTGCTGCCGCCTCCCACTCCGGAGCCTAATATTGATCCTGATGAAGATCTGGAGCTCAGTGGAGTGGAGGAGGATGCACCAGAGAAGAATGGAGAAGTTGTAAG CACACACAGGCATCACATGTCTCCCCTGCTCTCCTCCCTGTCGTGTTTGATCATCTACCTCCGCCGCCAGCAGCATTCCTCCTCCCTCGCTCTGACTCGCTCTCCTCACTCTGCCGAGGCGTGGCGGCTGCTCTGCCACTCCAGCCTCTCGCTGCTCATCCTCTACAACCGACACCGGGAATGCGAGGTGGCCAAGCTCACAATTCAGGACTACCGCAACCGGATCACGCCGCAGTCCGCCCCCAGCGCCTCCTCTGCCATGGAGTCTTTCTTGTCCCCCTTCGAGCATCAGGTCTTATGCCACCTCCCACGGGCGGGGGTCCTGGGCAAGCGCGGCCGCGTCCAGCCGCTCATCCTCCCGCCTCACTGCGAGTCCTGCCTGGACCTGCTGCTCCGCACCAGCCCCAACGTGGGCGTGGACCCCGAGAGCCCCTACGTCTTCTCCCGGCCCTACCACTCGCCTGCCACTCCGCTCCGCGGCACAGACCTGCTGAGGAACTTGGCTCGGGCCAGTGGGGCCAAAAACGCCGGGGCGCTGACGGCGACACGAGTGCGGCGGCAGGTGGCCATCCTcacccagctgctgctgctggaggacgGAGAAGGTCCGGGTGGAGCCATCAAACGGCTGGAGGACTTCCTGGAACGGGAGTACCACGTGACGCAGAACTGCTCCTCCATCATACGAGATCCAGCGCTGATGAGTCGAGTTGGACGCGTCGTTCTCTACGGAGAGAGGGAGGGCGTGCTTTTCAGGGGCATGAGCCTCCAGGACATTTGCCTCGAGTTAGACG TGATGTCTGGCAACTCCGGAGATTCATTTTCAGAAGATTCGGATGCAGATGAAGAGAAGGAAGACGTAAAGGAGAAGACGGAGGTGATCGTAAAGAAGAAAGGACCGGGACGACCCCCACGGAAGAAACCTGCACCCCTTCCTCCAACCACTGTCACCCCACCTGTAGCAAACCCCCAAAAAAGGAGACCTGCTCCAGTTAAATCAG GAAAACGCGGCGTCCTGAAGCGACCCTGGTCCGAGGCGGAGCGCGTAGCTGTGGAGACGCACCTCAAGAAGAACCTCTTGGACCTGCGTGTCCCAGCCAAGGCGGACTGTGAACGCTGCCTGGAActctgccccctgctggtgagCAACCAGCGAGACTGGAGAGCCATCAAGTTTTATGTCCACAACCGGATTCAGCTGCTGAAGAAGCAGGGGAGGAGAGAAAGTGCTGCTGCAGTTAGCTAG